A portion of the Oscillospiraceae bacterium genome contains these proteins:
- a CDS encoding diaminopimelate decarboxylase, giving the protein MEKKPFLTEAMAQEIIQDVPTPFHVYDEKGIRENARRINKAFSWNKGFKEYFAVKALPNPVILQILQEEGCGVDCSSLTELMLSEVCGFTGSDIMFSSNQTPVEDMQKAYELGAYINLDDATMVDFLDRVAGVPETVFCRYNPGGTFSLGESEEGFQVMDKPGDAKYGMTEEQMIDSYKKLMAKGAKHFGIHAFLASNTISDAYYPELAAILFRLAVRVHEATGAHIGYINLSGGVGIPYRPEQTENDILAIGEGVRKKFEEILVPAGMGDVAIFTEMGRFTTGPYGALVATAIHEKHIYKEYIGLDACAANLMRPAMYGAYHHITVLGKEDAPCDHMYDVVGGLCENNDKFAIDRMLPKIDIGDVLYIHDTGAHGSAMGYNYNGKLRSAEVLLCEDGSHRLIRRAETPRDYFATLDFLPLMKPLFED; this is encoded by the coding sequence ATGGAAAAGAAACCGTTCCTGACCGAGGCCATGGCACAGGAGATCATTCAGGATGTGCCCACGCCCTTCCACGTTTACGACGAAAAGGGCATCCGGGAAAATGCCCGCCGCATCAACAAGGCGTTCAGCTGGAACAAGGGCTTCAAGGAGTATTTTGCCGTCAAGGCCCTGCCCAACCCCGTCATCCTGCAAATTCTGCAGGAAGAGGGCTGCGGCGTGGACTGCTCGTCCCTGACCGAGCTGATGCTCAGCGAGGTGTGCGGCTTTACCGGCAGCGACATCATGTTCTCCTCCAACCAGACCCCCGTGGAGGACATGCAAAAGGCCTATGAGCTGGGTGCCTACATCAACCTGGACGACGCCACCATGGTGGACTTCCTGGACCGGGTGGCCGGTGTGCCGGAGACGGTGTTCTGCCGCTACAATCCGGGCGGCACCTTCAGCCTGGGCGAGAGCGAAGAGGGCTTCCAGGTGATGGACAAGCCCGGCGATGCCAAATACGGCATGACCGAAGAGCAGATGATCGACAGCTACAAAAAGCTGATGGCCAAGGGTGCCAAGCACTTTGGCATCCACGCCTTCCTGGCGTCCAACACCATCTCGGATGCCTATTACCCGGAGCTGGCCGCCATCCTGTTCCGGCTGGCGGTGCGGGTGCACGAGGCCACCGGTGCCCACATCGGCTACATCAACCTGTCCGGCGGCGTGGGCATCCCCTACCGCCCGGAGCAGACCGAGAACGACATCCTGGCCATCGGCGAGGGCGTGCGCAAGAAGTTTGAGGAGATCCTGGTGCCGGCCGGCATGGGCGACGTGGCCATCTTTACCGAGATGGGCCGCTTCACCACCGGGCCTTACGGCGCACTGGTGGCAACCGCCATCCACGAAAAGCACATCTACAAGGAGTACATCGGTCTGGACGCCTGCGCGGCCAACCTGATGCGCCCGGCCATGTACGGGGCCTATCATCACATCACCGTGCTGGGCAAGGAGGACGCCCCCTGCGACCACATGTACGACGTGGTGGGCGGCCTGTGCGAGAACAACGACAAGTTTGCCATCGACCGGATGCTGCCCAAGATCGACATCGGGGACGTGCTCTACATCCACGACACCGGTGCCCACGGCTCGGCCATGGGCTACAACTACAACGGCAAGCTGCGCAGCGCCGAAGTGCTGCTGTGCGAGGACGGCTCCCACCGGCTCATCCGCCGCGCCGAGACCCCCCGCGACTACTTTGCAACGCTGGACTTCCTGCCCCTGATGAAGCCCCTGTTTGAGGACTGA
- a CDS encoding polysaccharide biosynthesis protein: MNEKPKETRARVYLRRAVLAALDAAIVAFSFYFALLLRADGAVEAAWWPHNLAILYRNLPWIVAVYVASFLLGGLYSVLWKYAGERDLLRLAVMVAVPTGIVYVVNRRCIHGVLFNSANCMAAVLILLLVGGSRLAWRLFLNHPLGERLRGAASRDPNRPVMIVGAGEAGAWAINVCKTNKQYGRPVLAVDDDPAKLHQTIHGVPVKGTLEQIPELCKRYGIHTIIIAIPTLKGSRLNHVIDLCVSTHCAVQLLSDPQLVGSGAPQQGAFRELNPADFLSRDEVTLDMEKISGYLTGKTVLVTGGGGSIGSELCRQVMRFHPGKLLIFDIYENCAYELQMELQQKYGRDIPVTVLIGSIRDKKRLDEVFETYHPTVVFHAAAHKHVPLMEVSPAEAVKNNVLGTKNLLVSASEHGVERFVQLSTDKAVNPTSVMGCTKRICEMLIQTFAGNTDMKCVAVRFGNVLGSHGSVIPLFEAQIKKGGPVTLTDENIERYFMTIPEAAQLVLQAGALAESGNIYVLDMGEPVKIMDLAKQLIRFYGYEPGVNMEIKVVGLRPGEKLYEELMMDEEQDKMRRTQHNKIFVASPRTIDLAQFYEQLQALEAAAAHNDEGVVKQLAAMIPTFTPTRENLKL; the protein is encoded by the coding sequence GTGAACGAGAAACCCAAAGAGACCAGAGCGCGGGTCTACCTGCGCCGCGCTGTGCTGGCGGCACTGGATGCCGCCATCGTGGCGTTCAGTTTTTATTTTGCGCTGCTGCTGCGGGCCGACGGTGCGGTGGAAGCCGCCTGGTGGCCCCACAACCTTGCCATCCTGTACCGTAACCTGCCCTGGATCGTGGCTGTGTATGTGGCCAGCTTCCTGCTGGGCGGGCTGTACTCGGTGCTGTGGAAGTACGCGGGCGAGCGGGACCTGCTGCGCCTTGCGGTCATGGTGGCGGTGCCCACCGGCATCGTGTATGTGGTCAACCGGCGGTGCATCCACGGTGTGCTGTTCAACTCGGCCAACTGCATGGCGGCGGTGCTCATCCTGCTGCTGGTGGGCGGCAGCCGTCTGGCATGGCGGCTGTTTTTGAACCACCCGCTGGGCGAGCGCCTGCGCGGCGCGGCCAGCCGCGACCCCAACCGCCCCGTGATGATCGTGGGCGCGGGCGAGGCCGGGGCCTGGGCCATCAACGTGTGCAAGACCAACAAGCAGTACGGCCGCCCGGTGCTGGCCGTGGACGATGACCCCGCCAAGCTCCACCAGACCATCCACGGCGTGCCGGTCAAGGGCACGCTGGAGCAGATCCCGGAGCTGTGCAAGCGCTACGGCATCCACACCATCATCATTGCCATCCCCACCCTGAAGGGCAGCCGCCTGAACCATGTCATCGACCTGTGCGTGAGCACCCATTGTGCCGTGCAGCTGCTCAGTGACCCCCAGCTGGTGGGCAGCGGTGCACCCCAGCAGGGGGCTTTCCGGGAGCTGAACCCGGCGGACTTTTTGTCCCGCGACGAGGTGACGCTGGACATGGAAAAGATCTCCGGCTACCTCACCGGCAAAACGGTGCTGGTGACGGGCGGCGGCGGCTCCATCGGCTCGGAGCTGTGCCGGCAGGTGATGCGCTTCCACCCGGGAAAGCTGCTCATCTTTGACATCTACGAGAACTGCGCCTACGAGCTGCAGATGGAACTGCAGCAGAAGTATGGCCGCGATATCCCGGTGACCGTGCTCATCGGCTCCATCCGGGACAAAAAGCGGCTGGACGAGGTGTTTGAGACCTACCACCCCACGGTGGTGTTCCACGCGGCGGCCCACAAGCATGTGCCGCTGATGGAGGTCAGCCCCGCCGAGGCGGTCAAGAACAACGTGCTGGGCACCAAGAACCTGCTGGTGAGCGCCAGCGAGCACGGGGTGGAGCGGTTCGTGCAGCTTTCCACCGACAAGGCCGTCAACCCCACCAGCGTCATGGGCTGCACCAAGCGCATCTGCGAGATGCTCATCCAGACCTTTGCGGGCAACACCGACATGAAGTGCGTGGCGGTGCGGTTCGGCAACGTGCTGGGCAGCCACGGCAGCGTCATCCCGCTGTTTGAAGCCCAGATCAAAAAGGGCGGCCCGGTCACCCTGACCGATGAGAACATCGAGCGCTACTTCATGACCATCCCGGAGGCGGCCCAGCTGGTGCTGCAGGCCGGTGCCCTGGCCGAAAGCGGCAACATCTATGTGCTGGACATGGGGGAGCCGGTCAAGATCATGGACCTTGCCAAGCAGCTCATCCGCTTCTACGGCTACGAGCCGGGCGTGAACATGGAGATCAAGGTGGTGGGCCTGCGCCCCGGTGAGAAGCTCTACGAAGAGCTGATGATGGACGAGGAGCAGGACAAGATGCGCCGCACCCAGCACAACAAAATTTTTGTGGCAAGCCCCCGCACCATCGACCTGGCGCAGTTCTACGAGCAGCTGCAGGCACTGGAAGCCGCCGCCGCCCACAACGACGAGGGCGTGGTGAAGCAGCTTGCCGCCATGATCCCCACCTTTACCCCCACCCGCGAGAACCTGAAGCTGTAA
- a CDS encoding oligosaccharide flippase family protein gives MGQKYRPNYWKNAALLTGSDVVLRLAGLGLRIGLANALGGEGMGLYQLVLAVYGLFVTLATAGISVAATRLLTEELSRDAASARGMLRRLLALGAGLGVLAMAAQAGLAGLAAKWWLGDVRAAGALRLSALGLPWMAVSAVLRGFFLARRRVGPNVASQLAEQTVRIGAVAAALYATPGRDAGERCTLVLGATALSEAVSCTLMALFCRGEVRRCFGGKRAQTPPEASRRLWDILWPVEGGRVLASALHTAENMLVPACLAVYLTGAGGRAAALEQYGVLKGMALPLLTFPFGLLGSLAVLLMPEITQAHVLGQTARLNALLDRMLRLTGFFSALAAALFWCWGPDAAGLLYGSAEAGFYLQVLAPVLPLLYLESMVDGAMKGVGEQKAAFRYSVWDAVLRLAGVAVLLPRYGMRGFLAVMLLSTLYTCTANTGRLLLSSGMPHAFRRWLGAPALAGALAAAAGTGLRQALALPLAGAFWPRLAALGAGGCATAGVFLLAAWPLGLGEELARMRGTI, from the coding sequence ATGGGGCAGAAATACCGGCCAAACTACTGGAAGAACGCGGCCCTGCTCACCGGGTCGGACGTGGTGCTGCGTCTGGCGGGGCTGGGGCTGCGCATCGGGCTGGCCAACGCGCTGGGCGGCGAGGGCATGGGCCTGTACCAGCTGGTGCTGGCGGTGTACGGGCTGTTCGTCACGCTGGCTACGGCGGGCATCTCGGTGGCGGCCACCCGCCTGCTCACCGAGGAGCTGAGCCGGGACGCGGCGTCGGCCCGGGGCATGCTGCGGCGTCTGCTGGCGCTGGGGGCCGGGCTGGGGGTGCTGGCCATGGCGGCACAGGCGGGCCTTGCGGGGCTGGCGGCAAAATGGTGGCTGGGGGATGTGCGGGCGGCGGGCGCGCTGCGGCTGTCGGCGCTGGGCCTGCCGTGGATGGCCGTGTCGGCGGTGCTGCGGGGGTTCTTTCTGGCCCGGCGGCGGGTTGGCCCCAACGTGGCCAGCCAGCTGGCCGAGCAGACGGTGCGCATCGGGGCGGTGGCGGCGGCCCTGTACGCCACACCGGGCCGGGACGCCGGGGAGCGCTGCACGCTGGTGCTGGGGGCCACCGCCCTGAGCGAGGCGGTGAGCTGCACCCTCATGGCCCTGTTCTGCCGGGGCGAGGTGCGGCGGTGCTTCGGCGGGAAGCGGGCGCAAACGCCCCCGGAGGCCTCCCGCCGCCTGTGGGACATCCTGTGGCCGGTGGAGGGCGGCCGGGTGCTGGCCAGCGCGCTGCACACGGCAGAGAACATGCTGGTGCCCGCCTGCCTGGCCGTCTACCTGACCGGGGCCGGGGGCCGGGCGGCGGCGCTGGAACAATACGGCGTGCTCAAGGGCATGGCCCTGCCGCTGCTCACCTTTCCCTTCGGGCTGCTGGGCAGTCTGGCCGTGCTGCTCATGCCGGAGATCACCCAGGCCCATGTGCTGGGCCAGACCGCCCGCCTGAACGCCCTGCTGGACCGGATGCTGCGGCTCACCGGGTTCTTCTCGGCGCTGGCGGCGGCGCTGTTCTGGTGCTGGGGGCCGGATGCAGCGGGGCTGCTGTACGGCAGTGCCGAGGCGGGGTTTTATTTGCAGGTGCTGGCCCCGGTGCTGCCGCTGCTCTATCTGGAAAGCATGGTGGACGGTGCCATGAAGGGGGTAGGGGAGCAGAAAGCCGCCTTCCGCTACAGCGTGTGGGACGCGGTGCTGCGGCTGGCGGGGGTGGCGGTGCTGCTGCCCCGGTACGGCATGCGGGGCTTTCTGGCCGTGATGCTGCTGTCCACCCTGTACACCTGCACGGCCAACACCGGGCGGCTGCTGCTCTCCAGCGGGATGCCCCACGCCTTCCGGCGGTGGCTGGGCGCTCCGGCGCTGGCCGGGGCACTGGCCGCGGCGGCGGGCACCGGGCTGCGGCAGGCGCTGGCGCTGCCCCTTGCGGGGGCGTTCTGGCCCCGGCTGGCGGCATTGGGCGCGGGCGGATGTGCCACGGCGGGGGTGTTTTTGCTGGCGGCATGGCCGCTGGGGCTGGGGGAGGAGCTGGCGAGGATGCGCGGGACGATTTAG
- a CDS encoding Mrp/NBP35 family ATP-binding protein: MSEECTHDCSNCSAACSSRDAAPQHDAPNPHSRVKKVIGVVSGKGGVGKSMTSALLACAMARRGYHCGILDADITGPSIPKLFGIHGRAMADEKGCWPIQSRMGIDVMSINLLVENEEDPVVWRGPVIAGAVKQFWTDVVWKDVDFLFVDMPPGTGDVPLTVFQSLPVDGIVVVASPQELVSMIVAKAVNMAEMMKVPMLGIVENMSYIVCPDCGKHINVFGNSHVDEVAAKHHLPVLAKCPIDPKLAELSDAGMIETYGGEYLEGAADACEKLLKK; the protein is encoded by the coding sequence ATGAGCGAAGAATGCACCCATGACTGCTCCAATTGCAGTGCAGCCTGTTCTTCCCGCGATGCAGCGCCCCAGCACGACGCCCCCAACCCGCACAGCCGCGTCAAGAAGGTCATCGGCGTGGTGTCCGGCAAGGGCGGCGTGGGCAAGAGCATGACCAGCGCCCTGCTGGCCTGTGCCATGGCCCGCCGCGGCTACCACTGCGGCATCCTGGACGCCGACATCACCGGCCCGTCCATCCCCAAGCTGTTCGGCATCCATGGCCGCGCCATGGCCGACGAAAAGGGCTGCTGGCCCATCCAGAGCCGCATGGGCATTGACGTGATGAGCATCAACCTGCTGGTGGAAAACGAAGAGGACCCCGTGGTGTGGCGCGGCCCGGTCATTGCCGGGGCGGTCAAGCAGTTCTGGACCGACGTGGTCTGGAAGGACGTGGATTTCCTGTTCGTGGACATGCCCCCGGGCACCGGTGACGTGCCCCTGACCGTGTTCCAGAGCCTGCCCGTGGACGGCATCGTGGTGGTGGCAAGCCCCCAGGAGCTGGTGAGCATGATCGTGGCCAAGGCCGTGAACATGGCCGAGATGATGAAGGTGCCCATGCTGGGCATCGTGGAGAACATGAGCTACATCGTCTGCCCGGACTGCGGCAAGCACATCAACGTGTTCGGCAACAGCCATGTGGACGAGGTGGCGGCAAAGCACCATCTGCCCGTGCTGGCCAAGTGCCCCATCGACCCGAAGCTGGCCGAGCTGTCGGACGCCGGCATGATCGAGACTTACGGCGGCGAGTACCTGGAGGGTGCCGCCGACGCCTGCGAGAAGCTGCTGAAGAAGTAA
- the gdhA gene encoding NADP-specific glutamate dehydrogenase produces MLTNEYLKRVYDGLAKRNANEPEFLQAVREVLESIQPVVEKHPEYEKAGLIERLVEPERIISFRVPWVDDQGKVQVNRGYRVQFNSAIGPYKGGLRFHPSVNQGILKFLGFEQTFKNSLTTLPMGGGKGGSDFDPHGKSDMEVMRFCQSFMTELYRHIGQFVDCPAGDIGVGGREVGYMFGQYKRLTNSFQGGMLTGKGLTFGGSLARTQATGYGLCYFTAEALKCMRNDSFEGKTVVISGSGNVAIYACEKATQLGAKVVTMSDSNGYVYDPNGIDLAYVKDLKEVRRGRIKEYAETHAGATYVADCTQVWTVPCDIALPCATQNEINKESAEALVKNGCTVVCEGANMPSTPEAIEVYLSNGVLYGPAKASNAGGVATSGLEMSQNSERLSWTFEEVDAKLKGIMEGIFHASYDASVAAGSEGNLMVGANCAGFLKVATAMMAQGITY; encoded by the coding sequence ATGCTGACGAATGAATACCTGAAGCGCGTGTACGACGGCCTGGCAAAGCGCAATGCCAACGAGCCGGAATTCCTGCAGGCTGTGCGTGAGGTGCTGGAGAGCATCCAGCCCGTGGTGGAAAAGCACCCCGAGTACGAGAAGGCCGGCCTGATCGAGCGTCTGGTGGAGCCGGAGCGCATCATCAGCTTCCGTGTGCCCTGGGTCGATGACCAGGGCAAGGTCCAGGTGAACCGCGGCTACCGCGTGCAGTTCAACAGCGCCATCGGCCCCTACAAGGGCGGCCTGCGCTTCCATCCCTCTGTCAACCAGGGCATCCTGAAGTTCCTGGGCTTTGAGCAGACCTTCAAGAACAGCCTGACTACCCTGCCCATGGGCGGCGGCAAGGGCGGCTCTGACTTCGATCCCCACGGCAAGAGCGACATGGAAGTCATGCGCTTCTGCCAGAGCTTCATGACCGAGCTGTACCGCCACATCGGCCAGTTCGTGGACTGCCCCGCCGGTGATATCGGTGTCGGCGGCCGTGAGGTCGGCTACATGTTCGGCCAGTACAAGCGCCTGACCAACAGCTTCCAGGGCGGCATGCTCACCGGCAAGGGCCTGACCTTCGGCGGCTCTCTGGCCCGCACCCAGGCTACCGGCTACGGCCTGTGCTACTTCACCGCCGAGGCCCTGAAGTGTATGCGCAACGACAGCTTTGAGGGCAAGACCGTGGTCATCTCCGGTTCCGGCAACGTGGCCATCTACGCCTGCGAGAAGGCAACCCAGCTGGGTGCCAAGGTCGTGACCATGTCCGACTCCAACGGCTACGTCTACGACCCCAACGGCATCGACCTGGCCTACGTCAAGGACCTGAAGGAAGTGCGCCGCGGCCGCATCAAGGAGTACGCCGAGACCCACGCCGGTGCTACCTATGTGGCTGATTGCACCCAGGTGTGGACGGTCCCCTGCGACATCGCCCTGCCCTGCGCGACCCAGAACGAGATCAACAAGGAGTCCGCTGAGGCTCTGGTGAAGAACGGCTGCACCGTCGTGTGCGAGGGCGCCAACATGCCCAGCACCCCGGAGGCCATCGAGGTCTACCTGTCCAACGGCGTCCTGTACGGACCCGCCAAGGCTTCCAATGCCGGCGGCGTGGCCACCTCCGGCCTGGAGATGAGCCAGAACTCCGAGCGCCTGAGCTGGACCTTCGAGGAAGTCGATGCCAAGCTGAAGGGCATCATGGAGGGCATCTTCCACGCTTCCTACGACGCTTCCGTCGCTGCCGGTTCCGAGGGCAACCTGATGGTGGGTGCAAACTGCGCCGGCTTCCTGAAGGTCGCCACCGCCATGATGGCACAGGGCATCACCTACTAA